CTCATCCCCACCACCAACCCACACCCCTATCCTCCACCTCCACCTCTAATAGTATTTGTCAAATTACATACAAATGCTTATAGGATAATATATTTTATTTAAGTACCAAACACAAGAAATAAGTAAGAAATCTACttattttcctagaaaatatttttcatgaaaaacttTTTCAACCATACCAAACACATCCGTAGAAAGTGTTAAAAAGATCGCAATACTAATAGTAATAGTGATATGGGTGATGAGAAGGTATTTAATAAAAAGATGAATGTCACAACCCAAGTTCACttactgtccgctttgggcctaTGCCCGCACGATTTTATTCGAGCTACGCCACATTGAGCCCCAAAACAAGCGTAACATGTGGACTTGAGGTATGCCTTATAAAGGGACAAAGTGCACCAATACCCATTTTTAGGGCCACCATTTAATTTATGCCTGTAGTTAAAAAATTGCAAGTTTCCCGCTTCGGGAACAACTTCAAACGTATAGCAATAATGGTGATTCACCATTGTTTTCAAGACCTATTTAATTTAAACTcactttttatatttgaaatccAAGATACACTTCGTCAAAGCATTAAATTTCAATTGCTGTAAATTCGAAAAATACTATTGtacaacaacaaagaagaagaagaagaagaaaaagaagaagaaaaagaaataataGAGAAGAAGCAATTTGTTTTGTCTGAAGTTACCTAATATTGGGTATTagttaaatatttttttagaaaactGAATACAGGTTAAATGGGGCAACCAACTAAGGTGCCATGTGAAAGTTTACCTTATAAAGCTCTTTACTTTCCTCTCCCATTCCAATGTGGAATTAGCTAAAGGTATCTTGTGCACCTCATCTTCAGAAACTTGTCAGCCTTGATCAACCCTCCTTCTGTCAAGAACGTTACATACACCCTACTTAGAGACTCGGTGTCCTCGCTAAGGTTTCTACACCATTGTATTGAGGGAGTACTAACTATGACACCATATTTGTCACGACTCAAATCCATGACAGGTATTATCCACTTTAGAACTAGGCCTGCACGACTTTATCTTACGGCCTACGCCACATTGAGCTCCAAAAGCACATGTACCATACGAACTTGAGCTATGCCTTATAGAGCTCTTTACTTTCCTCTCCCATTCCGATGTGGGTTCACCTAAAATGTCATGTGCACCTTATCTTCAAAAGCCTGTCGATACTTCTTGACCCACCCTCATcagcaacccccccccccccccccccccctcttcccTTCTTCTCAGTCAAGTTCACTACAATGAAGACTCGATGGATGGGGTTGTTTGGACTATATAATTTTTTCTACCAATCAAGCTTAATAAAAAAATAGATTTAATTTCACATGTTCAAGAAAATGGGAGACAAGCCAATGGCAAGTAGCAAATCCAATTCTCAAACGAAAGTCTAATTAATCTCTATTCATCATAGAAGTTGCAGAAATTAAACCCAATAGTCAATAACAATTCATGCTACCCAATTCTTGTGAATATTACTCTTTAGACATTCCATTACTCAAATATATGGAGAACTAACCATAGACCAAAAGAGGCTAAACAAATTACCATTAACAACTAATATTAACATGATTAAACTTTCATACTTGTACTTAAAGGGCTGCTCCCATCAAAATTCCTGAAGGAGGAAGCGCGAATACTGTAATCCATCAGGCTACGAAGCAAATCCTTCAGTAATCCCAAAACTGTTAGAGGACGCCAGGGACTAAATTAGCCGACGTAAGTATTGACTTTTCAAACCCTCAGGATTCTGGCCTTCACTTCCTTTGTGCAAGTATATGTCGTTGATGTCATCAGCAATATCATCACTAATATTGACTAATTTATTGGATGATCTATTCTGTAAGCTCAATTGTCGCGGGATGAAAACATTGAAGTAATAGTTGATAATGGTCTTCGCAGTCTTTTGAGGTAATGACTTTAATGCGTATTTCAGAAAGTTCTTTCCATTTAGTTGTGGTTTCCTTTTGACCAGTGACTCAAAGGTCGTTTGCTCCTTCGATGACCATGCCTTTGAAACTTGCTCCCCCATTTCATCAAATTTCCAACTGAAGAAAGCAGGACCAAGGTCCCGTTGCAGAATTCGCCTTTCCTCAGAAACATGGCGTTTGACACAGACAGTGGTTCCTGGAGACCGACAAGAGCAAGAGTGAAGTCTCCCTTTTCCAATTGCTCTAGAAGACACTTCCATATTTCCAGTCTCAATAGGCCAGACTCGGGTGCCTAACCATCTTGAATTTTCAGAGTCATCCTTGTCTGCCGGGACTGTCCAGTCTGGAATATCAGCTTGGAAACGAGGACCTACTGGAATAACAAATCTCTGAAGGTGGTCACCAATGAAGTTCAGCAACCTGGGGGATTGACGAGGTGGTTGTAGAGGTCTGCTTCTTGATCCTTTCACAGACAACAAGCTTGAATTATGAGCTGCATCATCCAAGGTCAGCAACGAGGCAACGGAAGCAGTCCGGTTATCATGACTCAACAGGTCTGAACCAGTTACTGACTCATCAGAATCAACTATGGATGAGAAACCTTTCGGACCAAAATCTATTGCGTCATTGTGGAGGGAGAGTTCTGAAGGTAACTGCTCTTGAGTATTGCCCACAAATGTTAGTAAACTACATGCACTATCAGAACTCAAGAAAACTTCTCGGTCAGAACTTTCTGCGGAGTTAATTGAATTAAGCGAGCATGAAATACCGGAGGCATGAGAAAAATGCCCTCTACTTAGTTTTGATTTACTTTTCTGGTTAGATTTCTCCGCCGGAAGTCCAGGAGGAGATCTCAACTGACCTTTGACAAATTGTTGAAGTTTTCTTTTCCTCTGTTAAAAGAATCAGGAGAATATATTATAACAGTATGGCAGAATTACAGCGAAATGGGAAAAGAAAAACATCTAATGCTGCTCAGGAAACATATTTTTCCCACTAAATCAGGGATGTCCTAAGGATGAAAATTTCCCGAACTAATGTTCAAACTATAAAGAAGTCAAGAAAACCACAAGAACAAGGATATTCAATTTCACTCACCACTTGATACATTTTGAACACAAAATGGAATTGATCTTGATGTTTAGTGATACCACAAAGACGTGCCGAACCACGCCTCAATCCCAAACAGGTCGGGGCCGACTATATGAATtctcatttctttttttttcttttttcttttttgtttggaTAACCGGGTGTCCGAGCCCGCTTGCGCGTACCTTGACCAATCCCACGAGATACCTGTCACCTCCCACTTGCAacaggtaccaggtaactctgtccaccaaggctagaaCAAATGAGAAGAAATCAACTAGTGTTTTGCCTATGCTGGGAATTGAACCTGAAACCTCATGTTGCTcgacccacttcattgaccactaggccacacccttggtgTGGAATCCTCATTTCTTTATTTAAGCTAATATCATATATCAATCATAATAAGtaaaataaaagtgaaaataCGATAAAACaaatatattaataaataataataataatagtaataacaataTAAATTCCATACGAGTCTAAAACCTATCCTCAACTAGTAGCTACATTGTGCACTATTTTAGGTAAGTCTTTATTGATACCAAGCATTTGCAAGTCTTTTGCGACTACCCGTCCCCTTTTAACACCTTCACTTATCATAGTTTCACACCTAAGGACCGGTGCATCTATAGGTAGAAACCTCAAGTATGCTCTAATTCCTATTTGTGTTCATGTATGCAGCCAGTGCCCTCGTTGCCATTCTGTCCAAGCACTAGGTCAAAATTTTGAGATTATCGCTAATCGGTCTTAAACTTCAAAAGTGCTTTTAGTTTTAACCCCAAAATTCATGAAACTATGCCTATGAGGGAAAGGAAGGTGGATCTATGGTTGGGAGCTGAAAGAGGTACATGCATTTGCATACAATTGTTTAGTATCAGCAATCCATTTGAAAAAATGTGCTTGCTCATCCATCTATAATTCATCCATTTCACAAGGAGATTTAAACAAAATCCACAATAAATTATTCACTAAATGCCTCTCCATGAGGCATAATGATTACGAGCACAAGTTTAAACCAAACTACTTCCGTGGCAAAGAGAATTAGTATTAGCCTCATAATTGGATTTGATAAATTTATCAAACCTACGGATGCAGATGTGCATCTATCTACATAACAAAGACACAAACTGTATGATTAAAACGGacagcccggtgcacaaagcatcccgcgttAGCAAGGTCCGGGAAAGCGCCGCAccccaaggggtgtgatgtagatggcctaccctaatgcaagcattagtgacTGCTTCCATGGCTCGAACTTGTGACCTATAGTTCACACGAAGACAACTTTACCGTTGCTTCCCTTCATTTATCAATAAATATCTCCACCTTCCTTTTACCAGACAAATGagcagcccggtgcacaaagcatcccgcgttAGCAGGGTCTGAGAAAGAGCCGCACCTCAAGGGGTGTGATCCAGACAGCCTACCCTAATACAAGCATTGGCTGCTTCcatggctcgaacccgtgacctataggtcacatgGAGACAACTTTACGTTGCTTCAAGGCTCTTCTTCAAAAGGAGGGATGACAAACGAGAACTTCCCAGGAGGTCActcatcctagtactactctcgcctaagcatgcttaacttcggagttctgatgggatccggtgcattAGTGTTGGGTCGCATACCCTTTTAGCAGGCAAATAAAAGGAATAAATCAGTGAAAAATGTATGCTTCATAGCTGTACAATGACCTAGAAATTCAGACAGGAAATGATGAAATATCAAAACATCAGATCAAGTTTCTCTGCTTTTGATCATTTATATCATTGGTCATGCAAAGTCGACTAGAAGAAAATGTGATAGATGTGTTTTACATTCAACAGAAAACAGTCAGTTAGTTGGACTTGAAACTCATAGTACTAGATAGTCTAAGAAGTGTTTTCATCAATATGGCCAGCTAACCAACCAATCAGTACAACAACAACCAGTTGACCACAACAcctcagtcccaaacaagttaACCTAAAAATCAGTATCTGGCCACAAATACCACTCTCAATCTTGGAAGGGTAAATAAGACGTAAAACGTACTTGCATAGGAAGCATTGACACATGTGACAGAAGCAATGATGCCCGCGGGACAAACAGATTCGAAACCCAAAGTAAGTATGCTAGAGAGAAACACATGAATGTAGTATATGTTTGTTTCTTTAGCCCATAATTAATAATTAGTCCATCCAATTTTAAGCTACACCACTTAGCTAAACTCCAAGTTTGAGGGTTTGTTTGGAGACTCTGAAATCAAGATGAAATTTAATCTGAATCTACTCTAAAATCTAGATCCAAAAATGATCTATTTTCTACTATAATCCAACTTGTATTTTGATCTCAATTTGGTAAATCTTCGACGTGAATCACAATTTTACCTCCTTTAGCAACTTAATTGGACTATATTATTATCTTTTGATTATATATAGGGTGTGTTTGGTTGGTCCCGATCCCTACCCCATCTCACCCC
The nucleotide sequence above comes from Lycium barbarum isolate Lr01 chromosome 3, ASM1917538v2, whole genome shotgun sequence. Encoded proteins:
- the LOC132630699 gene encoding uncharacterized protein LOC132630699 isoform X2 gives rise to the protein MYQVRKRKLQQFVKGQLRSPPGLPAEKSNQKSKSKLSRGHFSHASGISCSLNSINSAESSDREVFLSSDSACSLLTFVGNTQEQLPSELSLHNDAIDFGPKGFSSIVDSDESVTGSDLLSHDNRTASVASLLTLDDAAHNSSLLSVKGSRSRPLQPPRQSPRLLNFIGDHLQRFVIPVGPRFQADIPDWTVPADKDDSENSRWLGTRVWPIETGNMEVSSRAIGKGRLHSCSCRSPGTTVCVKRHVSEERRILQRDLGPAFFSWKFDEMGEQVSKAWSSKEQTTFESLVKRKPQLNGKNFLKYALKSLPQKTAKTIINYYFNVFIPRQLSLQNRSSNKLVNISDDIADDINDIYLHKGSEGQNPEGLKSQYLRRLI
- the LOC132630699 gene encoding uncharacterized protein LOC132630699 isoform X1 gives rise to the protein MNASKGMKEGEKRIIEEEGKLIFGSYTDEEMLAQLKILALDPCDSNVSRPKIRPLWNQMLKVRDAMALADNDISWRKRKLQQFVKGQLRSPPGLPAEKSNQKSKSKLSRGHFSHASGISCSLNSINSAESSDREVFLSSDSACSLLTFVGNTQEQLPSELSLHNDAIDFGPKGFSSIVDSDESVTGSDLLSHDNRTASVASLLTLDDAAHNSSLLSVKGSRSRPLQPPRQSPRLLNFIGDHLQRFVIPVGPRFQADIPDWTVPADKDDSENSRWLGTRVWPIETGNMEVSSRAIGKGRLHSCSCRSPGTTVCVKRHVSEERRILQRDLGPAFFSWKFDEMGEQVSKAWSSKEQTTFESLVKRKPQLNGKNFLKYALKSLPQKTAKTIINYYFNVFIPRQLSLQNRSSNKLVNISDDIADDINDIYLHKGSEGQNPEGLKSQYLRRLI